A window of Synergistaceae bacterium contains these coding sequences:
- a CDS encoding ABC transporter permease: MKQLSQTAMRRLISIIMLAVLVCLFTILAGYGQGKFFNFANLIEVVRDASIPAIIGVGVTFLIITSGIDLSTGSMMALVGMVMANIYEYTLWPFKVMVLFGLLTGLLCGLINGIIVAKLNVPEFIGTLATMSIFRAMTYIIAIRNVNGVIKSQAMDHSEYVWLGTGVGKFYYVIMAMILFIVIGQILLRYTRYGTNLYSVGANRKAAVLSGINVAKTRIIAYMLTGFAVAVGAVFTTARLQSATTAIGTDFEFSPIAAAVVGGAALSGGSGDVIGTLIGALFMATLENGVRKLDMNTSFQYIIKGIIIIAVVIFDATYKSRMERRAREQGAKEGLE, translated from the coding sequence TTGAAACAGCTTAGTCAGACAGCAATGCGCCGGCTTATCTCTATTATCATGCTAGCGGTCTTAGTCTGTCTCTTTACTATACTGGCTGGTTATGGTCAGGGTAAATTTTTTAACTTTGCTAATCTGATCGAGGTTGTTCGTGACGCTTCGATTCCTGCCATTATCGGTGTTGGCGTAACCTTTCTCATTATCACATCCGGAATTGACCTTTCTACAGGCAGTATGATGGCTCTAGTTGGTATGGTCATGGCTAATATTTATGAATATACGTTGTGGCCATTCAAAGTAATGGTGTTATTTGGTCTGCTTACCGGTTTGCTGTGCGGTCTAATTAATGGAATTATCGTCGCGAAATTGAATGTACCGGAATTTATTGGAACTCTTGCTACAATGAGCATTTTCAGGGCAATGACTTATATTATCGCTATTCGTAATGTGAACGGCGTAATTAAGAGTCAGGCGATGGATCATTCTGAATATGTTTGGCTGGGTACAGGTGTCGGAAAGTTTTATTATGTAATAATGGCGATGATTTTATTTATTGTCATAGGTCAAATTTTGCTTCGTTATACTCGTTACGGCACGAATCTTTATTCAGTGGGGGCGAATCGTAAAGCGGCTGTGCTGTCGGGTATCAATGTTGCAAAGACTCGTATAATTGCATACATGCTCACTGGTTTTGCTGTTGCAGTGGGTGCAGTTTTTACGACTGCAAGACTTCAGAGTGCTACTACAGCTATCGGCACAGATTTTGAATTCAGCCCTATTGCTGCTGCTGTAGTTGGAGGTGCTGCGCTTTCCGGCGGTTCTGGTGATGTTATCGGTACTCTAATTGGTGCTTTGTTTATGGCCACTTTGGAAAATGGAGTGCGTAAATTAGATATGAATACTTCATTCCAGTATATTATCAAGGGCATTATCATTATCGCTGTTGTAATTTTCGATGCAACTTATAAATCACGTATGGAACGAAGAGCAAGAGAACAGGGAGCGAAGGAGGGACTTGAATAA
- a CDS encoding sugar ABC transporter substrate-binding protein — protein sequence MNFATVVFAAREDPARQKPTPSNSTKKRIDIYGGAPVKIAYIAHDIGTPNNQGWKEGIERECASWSNIKVDSYSAEESAEKQVQIMTDCINQGYNAIILQCSDGTALAPSVRQAEEAGIPVITLNLDCASNTVHSALVMAVDYDAGRMAADKMAEQMGGAGDIAIIQGVPGLARTDNLEQGFRDTIAKYPNIKIVAAQTASFQKDTAMTVMNSFLQSYPDLKGVFAINDAMAEGAALAAESANKKGQICIWGADGEKDALAMIENGSMSGTIYTNSWDEGSTAAKIALLMIGSEYSYTVLTATPKVIMEPIVVTAENVSSIAPEDRW from the coding sequence ATGAACTTTGCAACGGTAGTATTTGCGGCGAGGGAAGATCCTGCGAGACAGAAGCCTACGCCTAGTAATAGCACTAAGAAGCGCATTGATATTTATGGCGGTGCTCCAGTGAAAATTGCTTACATTGCTCACGACATCGGTACTCCCAATAATCAAGGCTGGAAAGAGGGAATCGAACGCGAGTGTGCTTCATGGTCAAACATCAAAGTAGATTCTTATAGTGCGGAAGAGTCTGCTGAGAAACAAGTTCAGATTATGACTGATTGTATTAATCAGGGTTATAATGCGATAATTCTTCAGTGTTCTGACGGTACGGCACTTGCTCCTTCTGTGCGGCAGGCTGAAGAAGCTGGTATTCCGGTTATCACTTTAAATCTTGATTGCGCTAGTAATACAGTACACAGTGCACTTGTTATGGCTGTTGATTATGATGCGGGTCGTATGGCTGCTGATAAGATGGCCGAACAAATGGGCGGAGCTGGTGACATTGCTATAATTCAGGGTGTCCCCGGTTTAGCTCGTACTGATAATTTAGAGCAGGGATTCCGTGACACTATTGCGAAGTATCCTAACATTAAAATAGTAGCTGCTCAGACGGCTTCTTTCCAAAAGGATACAGCAATGACGGTTATGAACTCTTTTCTTCAGTCTTATCCTGATTTGAAGGGCGTTTTTGCTATTAACGATGCTATGGCTGAGGGAGCTGCACTGGCTGCAGAGTCCGCAAATAAGAAGGGACAAATTTGTATTTGGGGCGCTGATGGTGAAAAAGACGCACTTGCAATGATTGAGAACGGTTCTATGTCCGGAACAATTTATACTAACAGTTGGGACGAGGGTTCTACGGCTGCGAAAATAGCACTTCTGATGATCGGCTCTGAATATAGTTATACTGTTTTAACAGCGACTCCGAAAGTTATCATGGAACCTATTGTAGTTACTGCTGAAAACGTCAGCTCTATAGCTCCAGAAGATCGTTGGTAA